A section of the Numida meleagris isolate 19003 breed g44 Domestic line chromosome 16, NumMel1.0, whole genome shotgun sequence genome encodes:
- the LOC110407001 gene encoding discoidin domain-containing receptor 2-like isoform X1, whose translation MIFCILLLASLPELSGSEVNPATCRYPLGMHEGTIRDEDITASSQWYDSTGPQYARLQREEGDGAWCPAGLLQPEDVQFLQIDLHKLFFITLIGTQGRHARATGKEFARAYRIDYSRNGERWISWKDRQGRKVIQGNIDTYDVVLKDLRPPIIARFIRVIPVTELPMTVCMRVELYGCVWYDGLASYSIPEGGTIAAPGFPIVYLNDSTYDGYQERRHLYGGLGQLTDGVLGLDDFTQSHQYRVWPGYDYVGWKNESFSTGFVEMEFQFDRPRNFTSMKVHCNNMFSKGVKIFQKVECLFKPRLIADWEPEPVGVATVLDDKNPSARFVTVPLNQHVGKAVLCRFYFADTWMMISEISFQSDMESVNPILVTAATSTTDALETVYNVTEGTWETTSSVTSTWIGEKADDSSTSILVGCLVAIILLLLLIIIIILWKQYVQKRLEKAPRRILEEDATVRLSFYSYTIANNQTQIHQSNPTYERAFPLDLEYHQPATLLHKLPELSQSAEDSVCSGDYAEPDLTKSTPHQGFQNNVPHYAETDIVHLQGVTGNNMYAVPALTVDSLTKKDISVGEFPRQQLRLKEKLGEGQFGEVHLCEADGLLEFLGVSSTEFTHQPVLVAVKMLRSDVNKTARNDFLKEIKIMSRLKNPNIIRLLGVCVHDDPLCMITEYMENGDLNQFLSQREIYSKFAISNNIPCVSYSNLLYMATQIASGMKYLASLNFVHRDLATRNCLVGNNYTIKIADFGMSRNLYSGDYYRIQGRAVLPIRWMAWESILLGKFTTASDVWAFGVTLWEMFVLCKEQPYSLLSDEQVIENTGEFFRSQGRQIYLSQTPLCPNPVFDLMLKCWSRDIKDRPTFDMIHHFLLEQMESNI comes from the exons CTACATGCCGATACCCTTTGGGGATGCATGAAGGCACGATACGGGATGAAGACATCACTGCTTCCAGCCAGTGGTATGATTCCACAGGACCCCAGTATGCACG GttacaaagggaagagggggatGGAGCCTGGTGCCCAGCTGGCTTGCTGCAACCAGAAGATGTACAGTTCCTCCAAATTGACTTGCATAAGCTCTTTTTCATCACCTTGATTGGGACTCAGGGACGGCATGCCCGTGCCACAGGCAAAGAATTTGCCCGTGCTTATCGAATTGACTACAGCCGCAACGGAGAGCGctggatctcctggaaagatCGTCAGGGCAGGAAG gtaATACAAGGCAACATTGATACGTACGATGTGGTCTTGAAAGATCTTCGGCCTCCCATCATTGCTCGCTTCATCCGGGTGATTCCTGTGACGGAGCTGCCGATGACTGTCTGCATGAGAGTGGAGCTCTATGGCTGTGTCTGGTATG ATGGTTTGGCATCCTATAGCATCCCTGAAGGAGGGACAATAGCGGCTCCTGGCTTTCCCATCGTTTATCTGAATGACTCGACCTATGATGGCTACCAGGAGCGCAG GCACTTGTACGGCGGTCTGGGCCAGCTGACGGATGGCGTGCTGGGGCTGGACGACTTCACGCAGAGCCACCAGTACCGCGTGTGGCCAGGCTATGACTACGTGGGCTGGAAGAACGAGAGCTTCAGCACAGGCTTTGTTGAAATGGAATTTCAGTTTGACCGACCGCGGAACTTCACCTCCATGAAG GTGCATTGCAACAACATGTTTTCCAAGGGGGTGAAGATCTTCCAGAAGGTGGAGTGTCTGTTCAAACCACGCCTGATTGCAGACTGGGAGCCTGAACCTGTTGGTGTGGCGACTGTCCTGGATGACAAAAATCCCAGCGCAAGGTTTGTGACTGTGCCCCTCAATCAGCACGTGGGTAAAGCCGTACTGTGCCGCTTCTACTTCGCTGACACCTGGATGATGATCAGTGAGATTTCCTTTCAGTCAG aCATGGAGAGTGTAAATCCTATTCTGGTTACTGCTGCCACAAGCACTACAGATGCCCTGGAAACAGTGTACAACGTTACTGAGGGGACCTGGG aaaCCACATCTTCTGTAACGAGCACCTGGATAGGAGAGAAGGCAGATGACTCCAGTACCTCCATCCTTGTGGGCTGCCTTGTGGCTATTATTCTTCTGCTCCTGTTGATTATAATCATTATTCTTTGGAAGCAGTATGTTCaaaaaaggctggaaaag gcccCGCGCCGAATCCTGGAGGAGGACGCCACAGTTCGCCTCTCCTTCTACAGCTACACCATTGCCAACAACCAGACCCAGATCCACCAGTCAAATCCCACCTACGAACGCGCTTTTCCACTGGATTTGGAATATCACCAGCCAGCTACACTGCTGCACAAGCTTCCAGAGCTATCCCAAAGTGCAGAGGATTCAG TGTGCAGTGGGGACTATGCTGAGCCTGACCTGACCAAGTCCACTCCTCACCAAGGCTTTCAGAACAATGTTCCTCACTATGCTGAAACAGATATTGTCCACCTCCAAGGCGTGACGGGCAACAACATGTATGCAGTCCCAGCCCTCACTGTGGATTCCCTTACCAAGAAGGACATCTCCGTAGGTGAATTCCCACGGCAGCAGCTACGACTCAAGGAGAAGCTGGGAGAAGGACAGTTTGGGGAG GTGCACCTTTGTGAAGCTGACGGCCTGCTGGAGTTCCTGGGGGTCTCTTCTACAGAATTCACTCACCAGCCGGTTCTCGTAGCAGTGAAGATGCTAAGATCAGATGTCAACAAAACAGCCAG AAATGATTTCCTGAAAGAGATCAAGATTATGTCACGGCTGAAGAACCCAAATATCATCCGGCTTCTGGGGGTGTGCGTGCATGACGACCCGCTGTGCATGATAACCGAGTACATGGAGAACGGAGACCTCAATCAGTTCCTATCGCAGAGGGAGATCTACAGCAAATTTGCAATTTCAAACAACATTCCCTGTGTCAG CTACTCTAACCTGCTCTACATGGCCACCCAGATTGCCTCTGGAATGAAGTATTTAGCATCTCTGAACTTTGTGCATAGAGATCTGGCAACTCGCAATTGCCTGGTGGGCAACAACTACACCATCAAGATCGCGGACTTCGGCATGAGCAGGAATCTGTACAGCGGGGATTACTACCGGATCCAGGGCAGAGCGGTGCTGCCCATACGTTGGATGGCCTGGGAAAGCATCCTCCTG GGCAAGTTCACCACAGCCAGCGATGTCTGGGCGTTCGGAGTCACCCTCTGGGAGATGTTCGTACTGTGTAAGGAGCAGCCTTACAGCCTCCTCTCAGATGAGCAAGTCATCGAGAACACGGGGGAGTTCTTCCGGAGCCAGGGCAGGCAG atctATCTCTCCCAGACTCCTCTGTGTCCTAACCCCGTGTTTGACCTGATGCTGAAATGCTGGAGCAGGGACATCAAAGATCGTCCCACTTTTGACATGATTCACCACTTCCTGCTCGAACAAATGGAATCAAACATTTGA
- the LOC110407001 gene encoding discoidin domain-containing receptor 2-like isoform X2, with translation MIFCILLLASLPELSGSEVNPATCRYPLGMHEGTIRDEDITASSQWYDSTGPQYARLQREEGDGAWCPAGLLQPEDVQFLQIDLHKLFFITLIGTQGRHARATGKEFARAYRIDYSRNGERWISWKDRQGRKVIQGNIDTYDVVLKDLRPPIIARFIRVIPVTELPMTVCMRVELYGCVWYDGLASYSIPEGGTIAAPGFPIVYLNDSTYDGYQERRHLYGGLGQLTDGVLGLDDFTQSHQYRVWPGYDYVGWKNESFSTGFVEMEFQFDRPRNFTSMKVHCNNMFSKGVKIFQKVECLFKPRLIADWEPEPVGVATVLDDKNPSARFVTVPLNQHVGKAVLCRFYFADTWMMISEISFQSDMESVNPILVTAATSTTDALETVYNVTEGTWETTSSVTSTWIGEKADDSSTSILVGCLVAIILLLLLIIIIILWKQYVQKRLEKAPRRILEEDATVRLSFYSYTIANNQTQIHQSNPTYERAFPLDLEYHQPATLLHKLPELSQSAEDSVCSGDYAEPDLTKSTPHQGFQNNVPHYAETDIVHLQGVTGNNMYAVPALTVDSLTKKDISVGEFPRQQLRLKEKLGEGQFGEVHLCEADGLLEFLGVSSTEFTHQPVLVAVKMLRSDVNKTARNDFLKEIKIMSRLKNPNIIRLLGVCVHDDPLCMITEYMENGDLNQFLSQREIYSKFAISNNIPCVSYSNLLYMATQIASGMKYLASLNFVHRDLATRNCLVGNNYTIKIADFGMSRNLYSGDYYRIQGRAVLPIRWMAWESILLGKFTTASDVWAFGVTLWEMFVLCKEQPYSLLSDEQVIENTGEFFRSQGRQLSRCLESLMGCLR, from the exons CTACATGCCGATACCCTTTGGGGATGCATGAAGGCACGATACGGGATGAAGACATCACTGCTTCCAGCCAGTGGTATGATTCCACAGGACCCCAGTATGCACG GttacaaagggaagagggggatGGAGCCTGGTGCCCAGCTGGCTTGCTGCAACCAGAAGATGTACAGTTCCTCCAAATTGACTTGCATAAGCTCTTTTTCATCACCTTGATTGGGACTCAGGGACGGCATGCCCGTGCCACAGGCAAAGAATTTGCCCGTGCTTATCGAATTGACTACAGCCGCAACGGAGAGCGctggatctcctggaaagatCGTCAGGGCAGGAAG gtaATACAAGGCAACATTGATACGTACGATGTGGTCTTGAAAGATCTTCGGCCTCCCATCATTGCTCGCTTCATCCGGGTGATTCCTGTGACGGAGCTGCCGATGACTGTCTGCATGAGAGTGGAGCTCTATGGCTGTGTCTGGTATG ATGGTTTGGCATCCTATAGCATCCCTGAAGGAGGGACAATAGCGGCTCCTGGCTTTCCCATCGTTTATCTGAATGACTCGACCTATGATGGCTACCAGGAGCGCAG GCACTTGTACGGCGGTCTGGGCCAGCTGACGGATGGCGTGCTGGGGCTGGACGACTTCACGCAGAGCCACCAGTACCGCGTGTGGCCAGGCTATGACTACGTGGGCTGGAAGAACGAGAGCTTCAGCACAGGCTTTGTTGAAATGGAATTTCAGTTTGACCGACCGCGGAACTTCACCTCCATGAAG GTGCATTGCAACAACATGTTTTCCAAGGGGGTGAAGATCTTCCAGAAGGTGGAGTGTCTGTTCAAACCACGCCTGATTGCAGACTGGGAGCCTGAACCTGTTGGTGTGGCGACTGTCCTGGATGACAAAAATCCCAGCGCAAGGTTTGTGACTGTGCCCCTCAATCAGCACGTGGGTAAAGCCGTACTGTGCCGCTTCTACTTCGCTGACACCTGGATGATGATCAGTGAGATTTCCTTTCAGTCAG aCATGGAGAGTGTAAATCCTATTCTGGTTACTGCTGCCACAAGCACTACAGATGCCCTGGAAACAGTGTACAACGTTACTGAGGGGACCTGGG aaaCCACATCTTCTGTAACGAGCACCTGGATAGGAGAGAAGGCAGATGACTCCAGTACCTCCATCCTTGTGGGCTGCCTTGTGGCTATTATTCTTCTGCTCCTGTTGATTATAATCATTATTCTTTGGAAGCAGTATGTTCaaaaaaggctggaaaag gcccCGCGCCGAATCCTGGAGGAGGACGCCACAGTTCGCCTCTCCTTCTACAGCTACACCATTGCCAACAACCAGACCCAGATCCACCAGTCAAATCCCACCTACGAACGCGCTTTTCCACTGGATTTGGAATATCACCAGCCAGCTACACTGCTGCACAAGCTTCCAGAGCTATCCCAAAGTGCAGAGGATTCAG TGTGCAGTGGGGACTATGCTGAGCCTGACCTGACCAAGTCCACTCCTCACCAAGGCTTTCAGAACAATGTTCCTCACTATGCTGAAACAGATATTGTCCACCTCCAAGGCGTGACGGGCAACAACATGTATGCAGTCCCAGCCCTCACTGTGGATTCCCTTACCAAGAAGGACATCTCCGTAGGTGAATTCCCACGGCAGCAGCTACGACTCAAGGAGAAGCTGGGAGAAGGACAGTTTGGGGAG GTGCACCTTTGTGAAGCTGACGGCCTGCTGGAGTTCCTGGGGGTCTCTTCTACAGAATTCACTCACCAGCCGGTTCTCGTAGCAGTGAAGATGCTAAGATCAGATGTCAACAAAACAGCCAG AAATGATTTCCTGAAAGAGATCAAGATTATGTCACGGCTGAAGAACCCAAATATCATCCGGCTTCTGGGGGTGTGCGTGCATGACGACCCGCTGTGCATGATAACCGAGTACATGGAGAACGGAGACCTCAATCAGTTCCTATCGCAGAGGGAGATCTACAGCAAATTTGCAATTTCAAACAACATTCCCTGTGTCAG CTACTCTAACCTGCTCTACATGGCCACCCAGATTGCCTCTGGAATGAAGTATTTAGCATCTCTGAACTTTGTGCATAGAGATCTGGCAACTCGCAATTGCCTGGTGGGCAACAACTACACCATCAAGATCGCGGACTTCGGCATGAGCAGGAATCTGTACAGCGGGGATTACTACCGGATCCAGGGCAGAGCGGTGCTGCCCATACGTTGGATGGCCTGGGAAAGCATCCTCCTG GGCAAGTTCACCACAGCCAGCGATGTCTGGGCGTTCGGAGTCACCCTCTGGGAGATGTTCGTACTGTGTAAGGAGCAGCCTTACAGCCTCCTCTCAGATGAGCAAGTCATCGAGAACACGGGGGAGTTCTTCCGGAGCCAGGGCAGGCAG CTGTCACGATGCTTAGAAAGCCTCATGGGTTGTCTACGGTGA
- the FAM166A gene encoding protein FAM166A isoform X2: MVRGSVRDGAPSSAARCCASASAVPTVSLNLKDPRSRGAHSITEVSRVTAACPHPIPPPQCCCAMAAPRQSGLFPPHPHHIPGYEGFVPQYNYQFGETYGKTTYRLLTDPHVRRSPRSVLAPLCKQRFIEDFSGTQHGLQPFLPAQPGYFPYDRAKALTNFPEAEFGPKPPAPGPAEEELAHTDPCYGHGGSGLSRCPPSPAWDPVGRPEGQEWQLPPIPAACGQDRQRGAGTAAGTGQAVRAEGVTPPAAADYRLPRLDVPGVIQQKVIPGYTGYIPRFTWVLGANYLRGVKEAMADFDRQQAGVRADIASRSRAPCQPALPLTEHEAPGWGTHGAPHCRDQQRSGLQRVFAAH; the protein is encoded by the exons ATGGTTCGGGGCTCTGTGCGGGATggagcacccagctctgctgctcgGTGCTGTGCTTCTGCCAGTGCTGTTCCCACGGTCTCATTAAACCTGAAAGACCCAAGGAGCCGTGGTGCCCACAGCATCACAGAGGTTTCCCGGGTGACTGCTGCGTGTCCACATCCCATCCCGcccccccagtgctgctgtgccatggCAGCCCCCAGGCAGAGCGGGCTCTTCCCTCCCCACCCGCACCACATCCCCGG CTACGAGGGCTTCGTCCCTCAGTACAACTACCAGTTTGGAGAGACCTATGGCAAAACCACGTACCGCCTGCTGACGGACCCGCACGTTCGGAGGAGCCCTCGCTCCGTGCTGGCGCCGCTGTGCAAGCAGAGGTTCATTGAGGACTTCAGCGGGACGCAGCACGGcctgcagcccttcctcccCGCGCAGCCAG GGTACTTCCCCTACGACAGAGCCAAAGCTCTGACCAACTTCCCAGAAGCGGAGTTTGGGCCGAAGCCACCTGCACCGGGGCCGGCAGAGGAGGAGCTGGCACACACGGACCCCTGCTATGGCCACGGCggctctgggctgagcaggTGCCCACCGAGCCCGGCCTGGGACCCCGTGGGGCGACCAGAGGGACAGGAGTGGCAGCTGcctcccatccctgcagcctgcGGGCAGGACAGGCAGCGTGGGGCCGGCACGGCTGCAGGAACCGGGCAG gCCGTGAGGGCTGAAGGTGTGACCCcgccagcagctgcagattaCCGGCTCCCCAGGCTGGATGTGCCCGGAGTGATCCAGCAGAAGGTCATCCCAG GCTACACTGGATACATACCGCGCTTCACCTGGGTCCTGGGTGCTAACTACCTGCGGGGCGTGAAGGAAGCCATGGCTGACTTTGACAGGCAGCAG GCTGGCGTCAGAGCAGACATCGCCTCGCGCAGCCGAGCTCCTTGCCAGCCCGCTCTGCCCCTCACTGAACACGAAGCCCCCGGCTGGGGGACGCATGGTGCTCCCCATTGCAGGGACCAGCAGCGCTCAGGCTTGCAGAGGGTATTTGCGGCACATTGA
- the FAM166A gene encoding protein FAM166A isoform X1, with product MAAPRQSGLFPPHPHHIPGYEGFVPQYNYQFGETYGKTTYRLLTDPHVRRSPRSVLAPLCKQRFIEDFSGTQHGLQPFLPAQPGYFPYDRAKALTNFPEAEFGPKPPAPGPAEEELAHTDPCYGHGGSGLSRCPPSPAWDPVGRPEGQEWQLPPIPAACGQDRQRGAGTAAGTGQAVRAEGVTPPAAADYRLPRLDVPGVIQQKVIPGYTGYIPRFTWVLGANYLRGVKEAMADFDRQQFLERNPVHSFGKRFPQTYWPDNSIYTSAGLIPAYTGFVPHLRHTYALTFGNSTRKAYQLEQRRRACAL from the exons atggCAGCCCCCAGGCAGAGCGGGCTCTTCCCTCCCCACCCGCACCACATCCCCGG CTACGAGGGCTTCGTCCCTCAGTACAACTACCAGTTTGGAGAGACCTATGGCAAAACCACGTACCGCCTGCTGACGGACCCGCACGTTCGGAGGAGCCCTCGCTCCGTGCTGGCGCCGCTGTGCAAGCAGAGGTTCATTGAGGACTTCAGCGGGACGCAGCACGGcctgcagcccttcctcccCGCGCAGCCAG GGTACTTCCCCTACGACAGAGCCAAAGCTCTGACCAACTTCCCAGAAGCGGAGTTTGGGCCGAAGCCACCTGCACCGGGGCCGGCAGAGGAGGAGCTGGCACACACGGACCCCTGCTATGGCCACGGCggctctgggctgagcaggTGCCCACCGAGCCCGGCCTGGGACCCCGTGGGGCGACCAGAGGGACAGGAGTGGCAGCTGcctcccatccctgcagcctgcGGGCAGGACAGGCAGCGTGGGGCCGGCACGGCTGCAGGAACCGGGCAG gCCGTGAGGGCTGAAGGTGTGACCCcgccagcagctgcagattaCCGGCTCCCCAGGCTGGATGTGCCCGGAGTGATCCAGCAGAAGGTCATCCCAG GCTACACTGGATACATACCGCGCTTCACCTGGGTCCTGGGTGCTAACTACCTGCGGGGCGTGAAGGAAGCCATGGCTGACTTTGACAGGCAGCAG tttctggAGAGAAACCCCGTTCACAGCTTTGGCAAGAGATTTCCCCAGACCTACTGGCCTGACAACAGCATCTACACCAGTGCTGGACTGATACCAGCCTACACAGGCTTCGTCCCAC ACCTCCGCCACACCTACGCGCTTACTTTTGGGAACAGCACCCGCAAGGCTTACCAGCTGGAACAAAGGAGACGAGCCTGTGCACTgtga